A window of Trichoderma atroviride chromosome 3, complete sequence contains these coding sequences:
- a CDS encoding uncharacterized protein (EggNog:ENOG41), whose product MELNNSQIALARAFDRPYSDIARDEKLLYLRRNLEIDHRGQVFFSSAWRTYEPPIDQPLPPINQFEFPDFCNKSVPIYFLNGQWRFAGTLCNYIYRQWFKPFRSEIEHGRFLTKYIAPKNAENRSHPITASIGSFIALHKAICTNIHQQRKEYAAVIASGADNHHIVKDHQNYVLQPLFEALVLVIDPGNWKGEDSTLIGRLPVTMARTGVETGLSSPITFESIVDKIDEYIGETAVKTTLETAITFVTELEARETRVFGLQPNPIASWDPDYSFPQWRDIMPYDQMIGPSTRFVDIEKCLQSLQQLQQNNRNWDQQYVDVEEREARQYIEWIC is encoded by the coding sequence ATGGAGCTAAACAACAGCCAGATAGCCCTAGCCAGGGCTTTTGATCGTCCCTATAGCGATATCGCCCGAGACGAGAAACTACTATACCTTCGCCGCAATTTAGAAATAGACCATCGCGGCCAAGTGTTTTTCTCGTCTGCTTGGCGTACTTACGAGCCTCCCATCGACCAACCTTTGCCTCCTATAAACCAATTCGAATTTCCTGATTTCTGTAACAAATCCGTTCCAATCTATTTTTTAAATGGTCAATGGCGATTTGCCGGCACACTATGCAACTATATATATCGCCAATGGTTCAAGCCTTTTCGGAGCGAGATTGAACACGGACGTTTTTTGACTAAATATATTGCTCCCAAAAATGCAGAAAATCGTTCTCACCCAATAACGGCCTCTATAGGAAGCTTCATCGCTCTACATAAAGCCATCTGCACAAATATTCATCAACAACGTAAAGAATACGCGGCAGTGATTGCCTCGGGAGCGGACAATCATCATATTGTCAAGGACCATCAGAACTATGTCCTCCAGCCACTATTTGAAGCTCTGGTTCTTGTCATTGATCCCGGAAATTGGAAAGGAGAGGATTCGACTTTAATAGGAAGGCTTCCTGTTACTATGGCGCGCACTGGAGTGGAAACTGGGCTAAGCTCGCCTATCACGTTTGAGTCCATTGTTGATAAGATTGACGAATATATTGGGGAAACGGCGGTCAAGACAACATTGGAGACTGCTATTACTTTTGTGACGGAACTGGAGGCCCGCGAAACCAGGGTGTTTGGTTTGCAGCCCAACCCAATTGCCTCTTGGGATCCGGATTACTCTTTTCCCCAGTGGCGAGATATAATGCCGTATGACCAGATGATTGGGCCTTCTACTCGCTTTGTGGATATTGAGAAATGCTTGCAGAGCTTGCAGCAGCTACAACAAAACAATAGAAACTGGGACCAACAATATGTAGACGTTGAGGAACGAGAGGCTCGGCAGTACATTGAATGGATATGTTGA